Proteins found in one Acanthopagrus latus isolate v.2019 chromosome 3, fAcaLat1.1, whole genome shotgun sequence genomic segment:
- the si:ch73-196l6.5 gene encoding riboflavin transporter 2 isoform X2 produces the protein MSLLTHLLACLFGMGSWISINGLWVELPLIVPQIPEGWYLPSYLSVLIQMANIGPLFVTLMHRFRPGALNETAVIYVIVVLGTVASFLLGFFWKETVVIAGVPRSVALLLLTFFLSAVDCTSSVTFLPFMMRLKPQYLTTYYIGEGMSGLLPAVVALIQGVGVVHCINSTQSLNASNISATFDLQAQYHPANFSAEVFFFFLSAMMVVCLAAFLLLNYHPSVAREHPSGRYTNGVKEKPRKNRKWAEQTLMMDPYRPAIKKISSFGSGSYSWVQVIYIFVILAWVNALTNVVLPSVQSYSCLPYGNNAYHLSATMAAVSNPLACFIALFLPIRSLLLMGALTLIGSGLGAYIMAIAVLSPCPLLVHETSGGVIIVLAWVLFVLTLSYVKVIIGVILRDEGHSALVWCGAVVQLGSLLGAVTMFPVVSVYSFFSSGDPCNTKCP, from the exons ATGTCGCTCCTGACCCACCTGTTGGCATGTCTGTTCGGGATGGGCTCCTGGATCTCCATCAACGGCCTCTGGGTGGAGCTGCCCCTGATCGTCCCCCAGATCCCAGAAGGCTGGTACCTGCCCTCTTACCTCTCCGTCCTCATCCAGATGGCCAACATTGGGCCTCTCTTCGTCACTCTGATGCATCGCTTCCGGCCCGGCGCCCTGAACGAAACAGCTGTCATATATGTGATCGTGGTCCTGGGTACTGTGGCCAGCTTCCTGCTGGGTTTCTTCTGGAAGGAGACTGTTGTTATAGCTGGCGTTCCTCGCAGCgtcgccctcctcctcttgactttcttcctctcagctgttGACTGCACGTCCTCCGTCACCTTCCTGCCCTTCATGATGCGTCTCAAGCCCCAGTACCTGACCACCTACTACATAGGGGAGGGTATGAGCGGCCTGTTGCCTGCTGTAGTGGCTCTGATCCAAGGTGTTGGTGTGGTCCACTGCATAAACAGCACCCAGTCCCTGAACGCCTCCAACATCTCTGcaacctttgacctccaggCTCAGTATCATCCAGCCAACTTCTCAGCTGaggtgttcttcttcttcctcagcgCCATGATGGTGGTGTGCCTGGCGGCGTTCCTGCTGCTGAACTACCACCCGTCTGTGGCCAGGGAGCATCCCAGCGGTCGATACACCAACGGGGTGAAGGAGAAACCTcggaaaaacaggaagtgggccGAGCAGACGCTCATGATGGATCCATACAGGCCTGCAATCAAGAAGATTAGCAGCTTTGGCTCCGGCTCTTACAGCTGGGTGCAGGTGATTTACATCTTTGTGATTCTGGCCTGGGTGAACGCTCTGACCAACGTGGTGCTTCCCTCGGTGCAGTCGTACTCGTGCTTGCCATACGGGAACAACGCCTATCACTTGTCAGCCACCATGGCGGCTGTGTCGAACCCCCTCGCCTGCTTCATCGCCCTGTTCTTGCCTATACG ATCTCTGCTGTTGATGGGAGCCCTCACACTGATAGGCAGTGGACTCGGAGCTTATATAATGGCCATTGCAGTGCTGAGTCCATGTCCACTGCTGGTTCATGAAACCTCAGGTGGTGTCATCATT GTGTTGGCCTGGGTCCTCTTTGTTCTCACTCTGTCCTACGTGAAGGTGATCATCGGGGTGATCCTGCGCGACGAGGGCCACAGCGCCCTGGTGTGGTGTGGGGCCGTGGTGCAGCTGGGCTCCCTGCTGGGCGCGGTGACCATGTTCCCGGTGGTCAGCGTGTACAGCTTCTTCTCGTCAGGAGACCCGTGCAACACAAAATGTCCCTGA
- the slc52a2 gene encoding solute carrier family 52, riboflavin transporter, member 2: MCGSWWSSAAVTHGLIALFAMGSWISVNSLWVELPVVVSVLPEGWNLPAYLSVLIAFGNLGPIAVTITHHCAPGRLNERLVIHCIQLLAVAASALLAVFWSHTVTIAGEQRSLPFLLFTFVLSLVCCTSNVTFLPFMFRYPPQYIRTFFIGQGLSALFPCVVALGQGVGKLECKTVNGTVKPHHLKENFPAQNFFAFLCVMLSISCLSFWALTQRQTESQEEAPPEESGGKNVDETHPLQNGGTPVSEEQTPSEEQPPAARFWTQRNIYLLLLLAISNALTNGVLPSVQSFTCLPYSTMTFHLSVVLGNIANPLACFLAMFVILRSSAGLGFLSLGGGVFAAYLMALAALSPCPPLLGNPSGVALVVISWIIFTGLFSYVKVVIGTLLHEAGHAALLWCGISIQAGSLIGALTMFPLVNVYHVFARAQECVDNCS; this comes from the exons ATGTGCGGTAGCTGGTGGAGCAGTGCGGCGGTGACCCACGGGCTGATAGCCCTGTTCGCCATGGGCTCCTGGATTTCCGTCAACAGTCTGTGGGTCGAGCTCCCGGTGGTTGTCAGCGTGCTGCCCGAAG GATGGAACCTGCCCGCCTATCTCTCAGTGCTGATAGCTTTTGGCAACCTCGGCCCAATTGCAGTGACGATCACGCACCACTGTGCTCCAGGACGTTTGAACGAACGCCTCGTCATCCACTGCATCCAGCTGCTGGCAGTGGCAGCGTCGGCTCTGCTGGCCGTCTTCTGGTCACACACCGTCACCATAGCTGGAGAACAAAGGTCACTGCCCTTCCTGCTCTTCACCTTCGTGCTGTCTTTGGTTTGCTGCACATCCAACGTCACCTTCCTGCCATTTATGTTTCGTTACCCTCCTCAGTATATTAGGACTTTCTTCATCGGTCAGGGTCTCAGTGCCTTGTTCCCGTGTGTCGTGGCTTTAGGACAAGGTGTCGGCAAGCTGGAGTGTAAAACTGTGAATGGCACCGTGAAGCCacatcatttaaaagaaaactttcCGGCACAGAACTTCTTTGCGTTCTTGTGCGTCATGCTGTCGATCTCATGTCTGAGTTTCTGGGCtttaacacaaagacagacagagtcaCAGGAAGAGGCACCGCCAGAGGAGTCCGGAGGGAAAAACGTAGATGAAACACACCCGCTGCAGAACGGAGGGACGCCGGTGTCTGAGGAGCAGACGCCGTCGGAGGAACAGCCTCCTGCTGCGAGGTTCTGGACGCAGCGGAACATCTACCTGCTGTTACTGCTCGCTATCTCCAATGCCCTCACTAACGGGGTCCTGCCATCTGTGCAGAGTTTCACCTGTTTGCCCTACAGCACCATGACCTTTCACCTCTCTGTCGTCCTGGGCAACATAGCAAACCCACTGGCCTGCTTTCTAGCTATGTTCGTTATTCTGAG gtCCTCAGCTGGTTTGGGCTTCTTGTCGTTGGGAGGAGGAGTATTTGCAGCATATCTCATGGCGTTAGCAGCACTCAGCCCCTGTCCGCCACTCCTGGGAAACCCTTCTGGTGTGGCTTTAGTG GTCATCTCCTGGATTATATTCACCGGCCTCTTCTCCTATGTGAAGGTGGTGATTGGGACTTTGCTTCACGAGGCCGGTCACGCTGCGCTGCTGTGGTGCGGCATCTCTATCCAGGCCGGCTCCCTGATCGGAGCCCTCACCATGTTCCCTCTGGTCAACGTCTACCACGTGTTCGCCCGGGCTCAAGAATGTGTGGATAACTGCAGTTAG
- the LOC119016968 gene encoding somatostatin receptor type 1-like gives MEMSSLDKMENFLSNVTLNSSKPEVCEFGSGYVAALSLIDIITFLVGQPVVIRVLWSSYTSKKAIDILNCNLALYHYLQYWFAIVHLCVLHLKPNSQNTLLKFLLVYSMFGGPMSLSFICLERYVAVIHPLFYPLLKTYRFREAAASLVWLFSVPIALLSSVVGNSLHALRETLTRDLPLAWLLGMNGMMVHCSICILKTLVKSGPGGDKMSPQKRRAFKTVCATSVTNLMCYFPVTVLQQYGFDEMVFECLVTPLCILLLSAASVVHPIFYLSAQGKLFTCFK, from the coding sequence ATGGAGATGTCGTCTTTGGACAAGATGGAGAATTTCCTCAGCAACGTCACTCTCAACTCCAGCAAACCGGAAGTGTGTGAGTTTGGATCGGGCTACGTGGCCGCCCTCTCGCTGATCGACATCATCACTTTTCTGGTGGGACAACCGGTGGTCATCAGAGTGCTGTGGAGCTCCTACACATCCAAGAAGGCGATAGATATCCTGAATTGTAATTTAGCTTTATACCACTACTTGCAGTACTGGTTCGCCATCGTGCATTTATGCGTCCTTCATTTGAAGCCAAATAGCCAGAATACACTCCTCAAGTTTCTGCTTGTGTATTCAATGTTCGGAGGCCCGATGAGTTTGTCTTTTATCTGCCTGGAGAGATACGTTGCTGTGATTCACCCCTTGTTTTACCCCCTGCTGAAGACGTACAGATTCAGGGAGGCTGCTGCCTCATTGGTGTGGCTCTTCTCTGTGCCCATCGCCTTGCTTAGCTCTGTAGTAGGCAACTCTCTCCACGCTCTCAGAGAGACACTTACAAGAGATCTTCCTCTCGCCTGGTTGTTGGGCATGAATGGGATGATGGTGCACTGCAGCATCTGCATTCTGAAGACGCTGGTGAAGTCCGGCCCGGGTGGAGACAAGATGTCCCCGCAGAAGAGGAGAGCCTTTAAAACCGTCTGTGCCACTTCAGTCACCAATCTGATGTGTTACTTTCCGGTGACTGTCCTGCAGCAGTACGGCTTTGATGAGATGGTGTTTGAATGTTTGGTCACACCTCTGTGTATACTGTTGTTGTCTGCTGCCAGTGTTGTGCATCCAATCTTCTACCTCTCGGCCCAGGGGAAGCTGTTCACCTGCTTTAAGTGA
- the si:ch73-196l6.5 gene encoding riboflavin transporter 2 isoform X1: protein MSADTTSSAADNRLQLYSREQEKPTSNMSLLTHLLACLFGMGSWISINGLWVELPLIVPQIPEGWYLPSYLSVLIQMANIGPLFVTLMHRFRPGALNETAVIYVIVVLGTVASFLLGFFWKETVVIAGVPRSVALLLLTFFLSAVDCTSSVTFLPFMMRLKPQYLTTYYIGEGMSGLLPAVVALIQGVGVVHCINSTQSLNASNISATFDLQAQYHPANFSAEVFFFFLSAMMVVCLAAFLLLNYHPSVAREHPSGRYTNGVKEKPRKNRKWAEQTLMMDPYRPAIKKISSFGSGSYSWVQVIYIFVILAWVNALTNVVLPSVQSYSCLPYGNNAYHLSATMAAVSNPLACFIALFLPIRSLLLMGALTLIGSGLGAYIMAIAVLSPCPLLVHETSGGVIIVLAWVLFVLTLSYVKVIIGVILRDEGHSALVWCGAVVQLGSLLGAVTMFPVVSVYSFFSSGDPCNTKCP, encoded by the exons ATGTCGGCAGACACCACgagctctgcagcagacaaTCGTCTTCAATTGTACAGCCGAGAACAAG AGAAACCCACCTCCAACATGTCGCTCCTGACCCACCTGTTGGCATGTCTGTTCGGGATGGGCTCCTGGATCTCCATCAACGGCCTCTGGGTGGAGCTGCCCCTGATCGTCCCCCAGATCCCAGAAGGCTGGTACCTGCCCTCTTACCTCTCCGTCCTCATCCAGATGGCCAACATTGGGCCTCTCTTCGTCACTCTGATGCATCGCTTCCGGCCCGGCGCCCTGAACGAAACAGCTGTCATATATGTGATCGTGGTCCTGGGTACTGTGGCCAGCTTCCTGCTGGGTTTCTTCTGGAAGGAGACTGTTGTTATAGCTGGCGTTCCTCGCAGCgtcgccctcctcctcttgactttcttcctctcagctgttGACTGCACGTCCTCCGTCACCTTCCTGCCCTTCATGATGCGTCTCAAGCCCCAGTACCTGACCACCTACTACATAGGGGAGGGTATGAGCGGCCTGTTGCCTGCTGTAGTGGCTCTGATCCAAGGTGTTGGTGTGGTCCACTGCATAAACAGCACCCAGTCCCTGAACGCCTCCAACATCTCTGcaacctttgacctccaggCTCAGTATCATCCAGCCAACTTCTCAGCTGaggtgttcttcttcttcctcagcgCCATGATGGTGGTGTGCCTGGCGGCGTTCCTGCTGCTGAACTACCACCCGTCTGTGGCCAGGGAGCATCCCAGCGGTCGATACACCAACGGGGTGAAGGAGAAACCTcggaaaaacaggaagtgggccGAGCAGACGCTCATGATGGATCCATACAGGCCTGCAATCAAGAAGATTAGCAGCTTTGGCTCCGGCTCTTACAGCTGGGTGCAGGTGATTTACATCTTTGTGATTCTGGCCTGGGTGAACGCTCTGACCAACGTGGTGCTTCCCTCGGTGCAGTCGTACTCGTGCTTGCCATACGGGAACAACGCCTATCACTTGTCAGCCACCATGGCGGCTGTGTCGAACCCCCTCGCCTGCTTCATCGCCCTGTTCTTGCCTATACG ATCTCTGCTGTTGATGGGAGCCCTCACACTGATAGGCAGTGGACTCGGAGCTTATATAATGGCCATTGCAGTGCTGAGTCCATGTCCACTGCTGGTTCATGAAACCTCAGGTGGTGTCATCATT GTGTTGGCCTGGGTCCTCTTTGTTCTCACTCTGTCCTACGTGAAGGTGATCATCGGGGTGATCCTGCGCGACGAGGGCCACAGCGCCCTGGTGTGGTGTGGGGCCGTGGTGCAGCTGGGCTCCCTGCTGGGCGCGGTGACCATGTTCCCGGTGGTCAGCGTGTACAGCTTCTTCTCGTCAGGAGACCCGTGCAACACAAAATGTCCCTGA